In Planktothrix tepida PCC 9214, a genomic segment contains:
- a CDS encoding ATP-dependent Zn protease — MRTTSLNLIAISVFCITLSALLSPVFNISPFIPASVTCFLLGVATLDVFQFQGQGANLLVDWLAGTSASTRERILHHEAGHFLVAYLMEIPIQGYALNGWEAFKQGLKAQGGVQFADQRLWEQLQQGQLSSRVLDRYCTVWMAGIAAETLVFQKAEGGQEDREKITAIWTQLNRPMSEAKVKERWAILQAKTLIQNHETTYYRLVEAMKNRASVEECYQIIKVED, encoded by the coding sequence ATGAGAACGACCAGTTTAAACTTGATTGCAATTAGTGTTTTCTGCATAACCCTATCGGCGTTATTGAGTCCGGTTTTCAATATTTCGCCTTTTATTCCGGCGAGTGTAACTTGTTTTTTATTAGGGGTTGCGACATTAGATGTTTTTCAATTTCAAGGTCAAGGTGCTAATTTATTAGTAGATTGGTTAGCGGGAACTTCGGCTTCCACTCGGGAACGAATTTTACACCATGAAGCCGGACATTTTTTAGTCGCCTATTTGATGGAAATTCCCATTCAGGGATATGCGTTAAATGGTTGGGAAGCTTTCAAACAGGGATTAAAGGCTCAAGGCGGGGTGCAGTTTGCTGATCAACGGTTATGGGAACAATTGCAGCAAGGTCAACTTTCATCACGGGTTTTAGATCGTTATTGTACGGTTTGGATGGCGGGAATCGCCGCAGAAACGTTAGTATTTCAAAAGGCGGAGGGAGGACAGGAAGACCGAGAAAAAATTACCGCAATTTGGACTCAGTTAAACCGTCCGATGAGTGAAGCCAAAGTTAAAGAACGTTGGGCTATTTTACAAGCTAAAACCTTAATTCAAAATCACGAAACGACCTATTATCGCTTGGTAGAAGCCATGAAAAATCGGGCTTCTGTTGAAGAGTGTTATCAAATTATTAAGGTTGAGGATTAA
- a CDS encoding AEC family transporter, with amino-acid sequence MSHSVTQLLTLYEWLIGGVLIGWILGRKLPAIVPYYLGKILYWAIVPIAIMAFLRKADLSGSIWIAPLVAWAAIFLGAGLAWMGLHWQSRIPKFNILPQSLPAQGSFLLASMVGNTGYIGFPVSLALVGPQYFGWAVFYDGLGTVIGAYGLGVALAARFGMGKQDPWQLVAVSLTNPALISMVIGLMVRNIPVADPIEQGLKGIAWGSVALTLVLMGMRLSQLHSWRYFQTASVSLGIKMLIVPLALGYGLMLLGLTGSPLLVLVLQMATPPAFATLVLAEAFNLDRELAVTNLAMGSTLLLLTLPLWLFLFG; translated from the coding sequence ATGTCTCATTCTGTAACTCAACTTCTAACACTTTATGAATGGCTAATAGGTGGCGTTTTAATCGGATGGATTTTAGGTCGGAAATTACCCGCTATTGTTCCCTATTATTTAGGAAAAATTTTATATTGGGCAATTGTTCCGATCGCAATTATGGCATTTTTAAGAAAAGCGGATTTATCCGGTTCGATTTGGATTGCTCCCTTAGTGGCTTGGGCTGCTATTTTCCTCGGTGCTGGATTAGCTTGGATGGGGTTACATTGGCAAAGCCGTATTCCTAAATTCAATATTTTACCCCAATCTTTACCTGCTCAAGGCAGTTTTTTATTAGCTTCAATGGTGGGGAATACGGGATATATTGGTTTTCCGGTTAGTTTAGCCTTAGTCGGCCCCCAATATTTCGGTTGGGCGGTGTTTTATGATGGACTAGGAACGGTCATTGGCGCCTATGGATTAGGCGTGGCTTTAGCGGCAAGATTTGGAATGGGAAAACAAGACCCTTGGCAATTAGTTGCAGTATCATTAACGAACCCGGCTTTAATTAGTATGGTGATCGGTTTAATGGTACGAAATATTCCGGTAGCTGATCCGATTGAACAGGGATTAAAGGGAATTGCTTGGGGTAGTGTTGCGTTAACATTAGTCTTGATGGGAATGCGTTTAAGTCAGCTTCATTCTTGGCGCTATTTTCAAACTGCCTCTGTAAGTTTAGGAATTAAAATGTTAATTGTACCTTTGGCATTAGGCTATGGATTAATGCTATTGGGATTAACCGGATCTCCTTTATTAGTTTTAGTGCTTCAAATGGCAACTCCTCCCGCTTTTGCAACCTTAGTTTTAGCTGAAGCCTTTAATTTAGATCGGGAATTAGCGGTTACAAATTTAGCGATGGGTTCTACACTCTTATTATTAACCTTACCTCTGTGGTTATTTTTATTTGGTTAA
- a CDS encoding DegT/DnrJ/EryC1/StrS family aminotransferase produces MSKPKIIQIEPWIDESELVQLKRVIESTYLTEHKITQEFEEGIKSLTGAKYAIATSNGTTALYCGLKALGIGFGDEVLVPDLTFVASSNAIIMTGATPIFCDIEKDNLGIDIREAEALITERTKAIMPVHLYGQSADMEKIIEFATRHHLKVIEDAAQSIGVQFKGEHIGLRGDVSAISFYGNKTITCGEGGIILTNSDIIAQSCRRLKNHGRDHRGTFVHEHIGFNFSITEMQSAIGVAQLQKLPAIIQRKQEIYDRYVAGLKDIPELQIMPIDSRCEPVHWFTSCYTNQRAELADYLAENGIQTRRFFCPLHLQPCYQNQEWMNPERNYPISAQAYERGISLPSSYGLKPEEQNYVIEKIREFYSGS; encoded by the coding sequence ATGTCGAAACCCAAAATTATTCAAATTGAACCCTGGATTGATGAAAGTGAACTGGTGCAACTTAAACGAGTGATTGAATCGACTTATCTGACCGAGCATAAAATTACCCAAGAATTTGAAGAAGGGATTAAAAGTTTAACGGGAGCAAAATATGCGATCGCTACATCCAATGGAACCACCGCGTTATATTGTGGATTAAAAGCATTAGGGATTGGTTTTGGGGACGAAGTTTTGGTTCCTGATTTAACCTTTGTTGCGTCTTCTAATGCCATTATTATGACCGGAGCAACACCGATATTTTGTGATATTGAAAAAGATAACTTGGGTATAGATATTAGAGAAGCTGAAGCGTTAATAACTGAACGAACAAAAGCCATTATGCCTGTTCATTTATATGGACAAAGTGCAGACATGGAAAAAATTATTGAGTTTGCTACTCGTCACCATTTAAAAGTTATTGAAGATGCCGCTCAATCGATTGGGGTACAGTTTAAAGGGGAGCATATTGGGCTTCGGGGAGATGTGAGTGCCATTTCTTTTTATGGGAATAAAACCATTACCTGTGGTGAAGGCGGCATTATTTTAACCAATAGTGATATTATTGCTCAATCCTGTCGTCGTCTTAAAAATCACGGTCGAGATCATCGGGGAACCTTTGTACATGAACATATTGGGTTTAACTTTTCGATTACGGAAATGCAATCTGCAATTGGAGTTGCTCAGTTACAAAAATTACCTGCCATTATTCAACGCAAACAAGAGATTTATGATCGCTATGTAGCCGGACTAAAAGATATTCCTGAACTGCAAATTATGCCAATTGATTCGCGTTGCGAACCTGTTCATTGGTTTACCTCCTGTTATACCAATCAACGGGCTGAATTAGCCGATTATTTAGCGGAAAATGGCATTCAAACGCGGCGATTTTTCTGTCCATTACATTTACAACCTTGTTATCAAAATCAAGAATGGATGAATCCTGAGCGAAATTATCCTATTAGTGCCCAAGCTTATGAACGGGGCATTTCTTTACCTTCATCTTATGGATTGAAACCGGAAGAACAAAATTATGTGATTGAAAAGATCCGTGAATTTTATTCGGGATCATGA
- a CDS encoding EamA family transporter — MTTSKIILLEQKLPNVLTKPLNLILLFIALFCLSFGFVTVFLLLEPVITAILAWIIFAEHLGIVNCLAFILILLGIYIAKTGQGAEKS; from the coding sequence ATGACCACCAGCAAAATAATATTACTAGAACAAAAGCTGCCTAATGTTCTAACCAAACCCCTGAATTTAATTTTATTATTTATTGCTTTATTTTGCCTATCTTTTGGATTTGTGACTGTATTTTTGCTCTTAGAACCTGTGATTACCGCGATTTTAGCTTGGATAATCTTTGCTGAACATTTAGGAATCGTTAACTGTCTAGCTTTTATCCTGATTCTCCTGGGAATTTATATTGCTAAAACGGGTCAAGGGGCTGAGAAAAGTTAA
- a CDS encoding ABC transporter ATP-binding protein: MENQPLKSSFVLTLKFIWRYCSEYRYAILLLLFLMTVQTILQALVPVLTGKLVNSFSYSIETWTVPVFICAYLGAAKLTSYLCRIGAAAVLSNTATQVMKKIITESFDKVQHFSTEWHIDNFSGSVIRNINRGIWGFDQLSNTLSMSVYPSLLMMVSLIVIFFINGFWIGVTGFVGFGLFLLVTYNLSTHYLAQGFEEFNQIDTDLNGSLSDVVICNSVVKFFATEDYESQKFEEIAETWRDKSQRVWWRIETAFSAQNLLLWVMEVVIIGLSIWLWFKGIRTPGDVITILTSFQMAQGQMTTVGNDLRLLQKSMIDLQGLINLDEVDAQIVDSPEAVALEIKDGSIAFDQVTFRYKNQTTPIYENLSVTIAGGEKVALVGHSGSGKSTFMKLLQRLYDIENGQITIDGQNIQNITKQSLRSAIAVVPQEPILFHRSIAENIGYGKPDATQDEIEQAARQAYAHDFIMGLPEGYETQVGERGTKLSGGEHQRIAIARAILINSPILILDEATSSLDSVSEILIQKALNNLMAGRTTIIIAHRLSTIQAVDRILVFSQGKIIEEGSQETLLANSNSHYRVLYALQSNGFLPETPEDSNSKVEQQVLVQ, translated from the coding sequence ATGGAAAATCAACCTTTAAAATCTAGTTTTGTCTTAACTTTAAAGTTTATTTGGCGTTACTGTTCTGAATATCGCTATGCTATTTTATTGTTGCTGTTTTTGATGACAGTTCAGACAATTTTACAAGCGTTAGTTCCGGTTTTGACGGGGAAGTTAGTTAATAGTTTTAGTTATTCCATAGAGACATGGACAGTACCCGTCTTTATTTGTGCGTATCTAGGTGCAGCTAAACTTACTTCTTATCTTTGCCGAATTGGTGCGGCTGCGGTGCTAAGTAATACGGCGACACAAGTGATGAAGAAAATTATCACTGAATCTTTTGATAAAGTCCAACATTTCAGTACAGAATGGCATATTGATAATTTTTCTGGGAGTGTGATTAGAAATATTAACCGAGGAATTTGGGGATTTGACCAGTTAAGTAATACCTTATCGATGTCAGTTTATCCCAGCCTCTTGATGATGGTTTCTTTAATTGTTATTTTTTTTATTAATGGTTTTTGGATTGGAGTAACTGGATTTGTAGGTTTCGGATTATTCTTGTTGGTCACTTATAATTTATCAACTCATTATTTAGCTCAAGGTTTTGAAGAATTTAATCAAATAGATACGGATCTCAATGGTAGTTTATCGGATGTTGTTATCTGTAACAGTGTGGTTAAGTTTTTTGCTACCGAAGATTATGAAAGCCAAAAATTTGAAGAAATAGCAGAAACCTGGCGAGATAAAAGTCAACGAGTGTGGTGGCGAATTGAAACGGCTTTTTCAGCCCAAAATCTTTTACTTTGGGTGATGGAAGTGGTCATTATTGGTCTTTCCATTTGGTTATGGTTTAAAGGCATTCGCACCCCTGGGGATGTGATTACTATTCTCACCAGTTTTCAGATGGCGCAAGGTCAAATGACCACCGTTGGAAATGATCTTCGCTTGCTACAAAAATCCATGATTGATCTTCAAGGATTGATCAATTTGGATGAAGTCGATGCCCAAATTGTAGACAGTCCAGAAGCCGTTGCGTTAGAAATTAAGGACGGATCAATTGCGTTTGATCAGGTGACATTTCGGTATAAAAATCAAACCACACCCATCTATGAAAATTTGTCTGTCACCATTGCTGGGGGTGAAAAAGTGGCTTTGGTGGGACATTCAGGAAGTGGCAAAAGTACCTTTATGAAATTACTTCAGCGCCTCTACGATATCGAAAATGGTCAGATCACCATTGATGGTCAGAATATTCAAAATATAACCAAGCAAAGTTTACGGTCTGCGATCGCCGTTGTGCCCCAAGAGCCCATTCTATTCCATCGCTCGATTGCGGAAAATATTGGTTATGGTAAACCGGATGCGACACAAGATGAAATTGAACAAGCCGCCCGCCAAGCTTATGCTCATGACTTTATTATGGGCCTACCGGAGGGTTATGAAACCCAAGTGGGTGAGCGGGGAACTAAACTTTCCGGGGGTGAGCACCAACGAATTGCGATCGCTCGCGCCATTTTGATCAATTCCCCTATTCTGATTCTGGATGAAGCCACCAGTAGTTTAGATTCTGTTTCCGAAATTCTGATTCAAAAAGCACTTAATAATCTGATGGCGGGGCGCACAACAATTATTATTGCCCATAGACTTTCTACGATCCAAGCCGTTGACCGTATTTTAGTTTTTTCTCAGGGTAAGATTATTGAGGAAGGAAGCCAAGAAACTTTATTAGCTAATTCTAATAGCCATTATCGCGTCCTCTATGCTTTACAATCTAATGGTTTTCTGCCAGAAACACCCGAAGATTCTAATAGCAAAGTTGAGCAACAAGTATTAGTACAATAA
- a CDS encoding leucine-rich repeat domain-containing protein codes for MIKFININPYKIALNFLIFLLPLNPALASENAVQPLNNFETICLNQNNLNLETQKTLDLLLEISQTKDCKIANKILSQLIQLNLSGYQIKDLSLLSSFSQLQFLYLSGNQISDLTPLANLKNLKVLALDVNQIHDLTPLSSLIALETLILDTNKITDLTSLKNLTRLKSLVLFDNQIQDITPLQSLVTLKKLSLQGNQISDITPLHPLTKLSYLALYDNQIADLTPLSSLTHLKQLLLFNNQIADLTPLASLTDLNQLTLFDNQISDLRPLATLTNLTELYIGNNPISDLTPLQALTNLKILSLFNTSVSNLAPLQSLTQLITLDLYNTKVSDSRPLQSLTNLTGLDLRGNPLTERACPVKTTLTCRF; via the coding sequence ATGATAAAATTTATTAACATAAATCCCTATAAAATAGCACTCAATTTTTTAATATTTTTATTACCCCTAAATCCTGCTTTAGCTTCAGAGAATGCTGTACAACCTTTAAATAATTTTGAAACGATTTGTTTAAATCAAAATAATTTAAACTTAGAAACACAAAAAACACTAGATTTATTATTAGAAATTTCTCAAACCAAAGACTGTAAAATAGCAAATAAAATTCTATCTCAACTGATTCAATTAAATTTGAGTGGGTATCAAATCAAAGATTTAAGCCTCTTAAGTTCTTTTTCTCAACTACAATTTTTGTATTTAAGTGGAAATCAAATCTCTGATTTAACGCCATTGGCTAATCTCAAAAATTTAAAAGTCTTAGCACTAGATGTCAATCAAATTCATGATTTGACCCCTCTTTCTTCCTTAATAGCGCTAGAAACCTTAATTTTAGATACGAATAAAATTACGGATTTAACCTCGCTTAAAAATTTGACCCGATTAAAAAGTTTAGTATTATTTGATAATCAAATTCAAGATATTACGCCGTTGCAATCTTTAGTAACCTTAAAAAAATTATCCTTACAGGGAAACCAAATTTCTGATATTACACCGCTACACCCCTTAACGAAACTCAGCTATTTAGCCCTTTATGATAATCAAATTGCTGATTTAACTCCCCTTAGCTCTTTAACTCATCTAAAACAACTGCTACTTTTTAACAATCAAATTGCAGATTTAACGCCCCTGGCTTCTTTAACCGATCTCAACCAATTAACTTTATTTGATAATCAAATTTCCGATCTGCGTCCTTTAGCAACCCTGACCAATCTAACCGAACTTTACATTGGAAATAATCCCATTTCCGATTTAACCCCCTTACAAGCATTGACCAACCTCAAAATCCTCAGCTTGTTTAATACCTCGGTTTCAAATCTTGCACCCTTGCAATCGTTAACTCAATTAATCACGTTAGATTTGTATAATACTAAAGTTTCCGATAGTCGTCCATTGCAAAGCTTGACCAACCTAACCGGATTAGACCTTAGAGGGAATCCCTTGACAGAACGAGCCTGTCCCGTTAAAACCACCTTAACCTGTCGTTTTTAG
- a CDS encoding class I SAM-dependent methyltransferase gives MESQMYQEMMEVEDKHWWFVARRSIIEQVLKRLNLPKDAEIFEAGCGTGGNLALLSRYGQVYGMELDEDARTFASTLQIGKIEPGCLPNHLPFPDQKFDLIVLLDVLEHLQEDQASLQALSTKLKPSGYLLITVPAFPWLWTKRDELLHHKRRYTLENLRFIVSSAGYKINTVNYFNFILFPLIAGVGRLQNLLNKGGNEQALPPLLINKILTLLFGFERHLINRVSLPFGVSILLLATTNKIRITNSP, from the coding sequence ATGGAATCTCAAATGTATCAAGAAATGATGGAGGTCGAAGACAAACATTGGTGGTTTGTAGCCCGTCGCTCTATTATTGAACAAGTGCTGAAAAGATTAAATTTACCGAAAGATGCCGAAATTTTTGAAGCGGGGTGTGGGACGGGCGGCAATTTAGCGTTACTCAGTCGTTATGGACAAGTTTATGGGATGGAATTAGATGAGGATGCCCGAACTTTTGCCAGTACCCTTCAAATCGGAAAAATTGAACCCGGTTGTTTACCGAATCATCTTCCCTTTCCTGATCAAAAGTTTGATCTCATCGTGTTGTTAGATGTTTTGGAACATTTGCAAGAAGATCAAGCTTCTTTACAAGCCTTATCGACAAAACTTAAACCCTCTGGCTATTTATTAATTACAGTTCCAGCCTTTCCTTGGCTGTGGACTAAACGAGATGAATTGCTTCATCATAAACGCAGATACACGTTAGAAAATTTACGTTTCATTGTCAGTTCTGCCGGATATAAAATTAATACTGTTAATTATTTTAATTTTATCTTATTTCCTTTAATTGCTGGAGTCGGACGGCTGCAAAATTTATTGAATAAAGGCGGGAATGAACAAGCTTTACCTCCCCTATTGATTAATAAAATATTAACGTTATTATTTGGGTTTGAGCGTCATTTAATTAATCGGGTATCTCTTCCCTTTGGAGTATCAATCTTACTGTTGGCGACAACAAACAAGATCAGGATTACTAACTCTCCCTAA
- a CDS encoding NUDIX hydrolase, producing the protein MKDYLQSLEAVINQLTGISQGEKLAQALIKDDSLIDWVTPQQVENITQIQVTAGYGPQNLEGELIDTDFDTYLKTVIQPQISNGIITDGTNPNDYDDRKIRWSGGEIAGYWKREEERLILEVGPTTYPRYHQDCSRSKLEALKLMLKGLQIYQDPFVYFARALAVTVIPITAQGTVYIGERVGNIDRPGFLNFVAGLATFNEQIEQINFYQDAQRELKEEARIDLPLDKSNTRLIGMAGNPFTSETDLVFAVNTGIDENHFKSQGWEEHLSFVRLSNKTEAENLLYEGILPGQNDKKEIIYASRFALKYLIDDHF; encoded by the coding sequence ATGAAGGATTATCTTCAATCTTTAGAGGCGGTTATTAATCAATTAACTGGGATTTCTCAAGGGGAAAAACTCGCTCAAGCCTTGATCAAGGATGACAGTTTGATTGATTGGGTAACACCGCAACAAGTCGAAAATATTACTCAAATTCAGGTAACAGCAGGTTATGGCCCGCAAAATTTAGAGGGAGAACTGATTGATACGGATTTTGACACCTATTTAAAAACGGTAATTCAGCCTCAAATTAGCAACGGGATCATCACTGATGGTACTAATCCTAACGACTATGATGATCGTAAAATTCGCTGGTCAGGAGGTGAGATTGCGGGTTATTGGAAACGAGAAGAAGAACGGCTAATCTTAGAGGTGGGGCCAACGACTTATCCCCGTTATCATCAAGATTGTTCTCGGTCTAAACTAGAAGCGTTAAAATTAATGTTGAAGGGGTTACAAATTTATCAAGATCCCTTTGTTTATTTTGCTAGGGCTTTAGCGGTTACTGTGATTCCCATTACCGCCCAAGGTACGGTTTATATTGGGGAACGTGTTGGCAATATTGATCGTCCTGGGTTCCTTAATTTTGTAGCAGGTTTGGCGACATTTAACGAACAAATTGAGCAGATTAATTTTTATCAAGATGCTCAACGAGAATTAAAAGAAGAAGCCAGGATTGATTTGCCATTAGATAAAAGTAATACTCGTTTAATTGGGATGGCGGGAAATCCATTTACCAGCGAAACCGATTTAGTTTTTGCTGTGAATACGGGGATAGATGAAAATCATTTTAAATCTCAGGGTTGGGAAGAACATTTAAGCTTTGTTCGTTTAAGTAATAAAACTGAGGCGGAAAATTTACTCTATGAGGGAATTTTACCCGGACAAAACGATAAAAAAGAAATAATTTATGCGTCTCGTTTCGCTTTGAAATATCTGATTGATGATCATTTTTAA
- a CDS encoding M15 family metallopeptidase gives MKNSSLPKQAETVVDGSTEEIPEAIRDLPVVTVASSRPSPRPGLFWKMLGLAVVAFCTALAINYQFGILSPKAYIPLLEPTPEPKSSTASSPSPTPTASATPSAAASPTASPSLPDNLLGHLPYEEAPAAELESITPDGSHRLRKAAAQAYQQMEQAALASGVSLVPISSFRTVKEQEGIFFEVKAQRGQVATKRAEVSAPPGYSEHHTGYAIDIGDGNMPSTNLNVSFEQTQAFQWLKDNAAFYSFELSFPKDNPQGVSYEPWHWRFVGDRQSLETFYKARKLKKS, from the coding sequence TTGAAGAATTCTAGTCTGCCTAAACAAGCCGAAACTGTCGTGGATGGATCAACAGAAGAGATTCCAGAGGCGATACGAGATCTCCCCGTTGTGACCGTGGCTTCCTCCCGACCGTCCCCCAGACCCGGACTCTTCTGGAAAATGTTGGGGTTAGCCGTCGTTGCATTCTGTACGGCTTTAGCCATTAATTATCAATTTGGAATTCTCTCTCCTAAAGCTTATATTCCTCTGTTAGAACCCACCCCAGAACCCAAGAGTTCTACGGCTTCTTCCCCTTCACCTACTCCCACTGCTTCAGCAACTCCAAGCGCCGCCGCGTCCCCAACAGCCTCCCCAAGCTTACCGGACAATTTATTGGGCCATCTCCCCTACGAAGAAGCTCCCGCCGCAGAGTTAGAAAGTATTACCCCCGATGGGAGTCATCGGTTACGCAAAGCAGCCGCCCAAGCTTATCAGCAAATGGAGCAAGCGGCTTTAGCCAGTGGGGTGAGTTTAGTTCCGATTTCCAGTTTTCGCACGGTTAAAGAACAGGAAGGAATCTTTTTTGAAGTCAAAGCGCAACGGGGACAAGTCGCAACCAAACGCGCAGAGGTAAGCGCGCCTCCGGGATATAGTGAACATCATACGGGTTATGCCATTGATATTGGCGATGGAAATATGCCCTCAACGAACTTAAATGTCAGTTTTGAACAAACTCAAGCTTTTCAATGGTTAAAAGATAATGCCGCTTTTTATAGTTTTGAGTTATCCTTTCCTAAAGATAATCCCCAAGGGGTGAGTTATGAACCTTGGCATTGGCGGTTTGTCGGAGATCGCCAGAGTTTGGAAACGTTTTATAAAGCCAGAAAGCTGAAGAAAAGCTGA
- a CDS encoding cofactor assembly of complex C subunit B produces the protein MMIPVIPSTFVLTLLLAIGLFFFVRASTKDRTQQEKLMAEQEADSLLTQIQQYFAARAYRVTKLNREDNQITFEGLVRPSWFLAIFLTLLTAVGLLCLGLVLSMAIPNLGELFWGLVLLSPLAGWFYWKGAKRPEKVSLKLDAVLGQGNQTQSLITVTAHRDELATLKQALHLKPCE, from the coding sequence ATGATGATTCCCGTAATTCCTTCCACGTTTGTGTTGACCTTGTTACTGGCGATTGGCTTATTCTTCTTTGTGCGGGCTTCGACCAAAGATCGAACACAGCAGGAAAAGCTAATGGCTGAACAAGAAGCAGACTCTTTGCTTACGCAAATTCAACAGTATTTCGCAGCACGAGCTTATCGTGTGACGAAATTAAATCGGGAAGACAATCAAATCACCTTTGAGGGGTTAGTTCGTCCCAGTTGGTTTCTAGCCATCTTCTTAACCCTATTAACGGCCGTTGGGCTGTTATGTTTAGGATTAGTTCTATCGATGGCTATTCCCAACCTTGGCGAACTGTTTTGGGGACTGGTGTTGCTTTCGCCCCTGGCGGGGTGGTTTTATTGGAAAGGTGCCAAGCGGCCAGAAAAAGTCTCTCTTAAGCTGGATGCTGTTCTCGGTCAGGGAAACCAAACTCAAAGTTTAATTACTGTAACCGCTCACCGAG
- a CDS encoding PadR family transcriptional regulator — MTFEEIYQFFQEPPPIYLNKELAVCYILSVFLRGDSYGTELIERLEQEYSAYRLSDTVLYSALKFLEKQGTITGYWQKVEGRGRPRRMYQIIPEYKTQAQELARLWHEYTTRRDKFV, encoded by the coding sequence ATGACCTTTGAAGAGATCTATCAATTTTTCCAAGAACCCCCGCCTATCTATCTCAATAAAGAACTGGCGGTTTGCTACATCTTATCTGTCTTTCTGCGAGGGGACTCCTATGGAACCGAACTCATTGAACGACTAGAACAAGAGTATTCTGCTTATCGATTATCGGATACGGTTCTCTATAGTGCCTTGAAGTTCCTAGAAAAACAAGGAACGATTACGGGATATTGGCAGAAGGTAGAAGGTAGAGGTCGCCCTCGTAGGATGTACCAAATCATACCTGAATACAAAACCCAGGCGCAAGAGTTAGCCCGACTTTGGCATGAATATACAACTCGTCGAGATAAATTTGTGTAA